The DNA window CCCGCCCTACCTCCTCCATGTCCCTCCTCAATGCCTACCGTGACCTCAAGTACCTTCTCAACAGGGGCTATCCTAAGAAGAGCGCCCTTAAGTTCGTGGCAGACCACTACAGGCTCCCGCTGAGGGAGAGGTACCTCCTTTCGAGGTGCGTCTTTTCCGATGAGTGGATAACCGAGGTTAGGAGGAAACTCCTCAAGCCCGAGGAGCTCGCCGGGAAAATCCTTGCCATAGACGGCTTCAACGTCCTCATAACCCTCGAATCCGTCCTCGACGGCGAGGCGATACTCTGCGAGGACGGTCTTGTGAGAGACCTGAAATACCAGGGGAAGTACAAACTGAACGAAAGAACGCCGGAAGTTGTTGAAACTGTCGTTGAATCTCTCTACGAACTAAGGGTTTCTGAGGCAGTTTTCTTCTACGGAAAAAACGTTCCGAGGAGCGGTATCGTTGGAAAAATGACCGAGGAAGCCATGAAGGAATACGGCCTGAGCGGAGAAGTTAGGCTCGTGAAGAGTCCAGACTTCGAGCTTAAGGCCTTCAGCAATGTGGCAACGGCAGATGTGGGGATAATCTCCAAGGTGGAGCACGTTTTTGACCTCCAACTTCACCTCTCCAAGACCCTCGGCATAAAAGTCAATAGTGTCCTTGATGTACTCCAAATTAAAATGCATTAAATTAAATCTTATCCCTCAGATCATACTCGAATAACTACAAACTAGATTGAAGTTTTGAAAAACCTTTAAATAGAATGAGCGACAAAATTAACTCAAGGTGTCATGTGTACTGCCCGCTTTCCTTTTTCTGCGGGTCTTGGAGGGAAAGGATATGAAGCTTGCAACCGCATCCTTGCTGGTATTATTGATGATCGGGATATTGGTGGTTAGTGGCTGTACTGGAGGTGGTTCCTCTTCTACGACCACAACAGCCCCTTCTTCCACATCCCAGCCTGAAACTTCAACCCCACACTCATCCACGATGAGTGAGACGTATACCTCCACGACTTCCCAGACTCAGACTTCAAGCACTCCTTCACAAACTACCACAACTTCCTCGACCACTACATCATCCCCCGAAACTTCTTCAACAACGACAACTACCACCACCCAGACCACCACAACCACCACGACGGCCCCCACAGAAGAGGCCTACTGGGAGCACCCCTGGCAGTACGCGCCCGTGAAGCTCAACGGGGAAACCTACTGGATAACCTACTACAAGTACTACTACAAAGTCCAGCCCAACCAGAGCGCACCCGTTTACGAGTACATCGTCGAAAAGAGCGTGGGAAAAGAAACCGTAGACGTCTGTGGAATGGACATGATGGGCAATACAGTTGATCTCGGGGAGCATGAAGCCTACGCCTACAAAACTATCGTAACACCCGTCAAAGCAGAGAAGCTCCAGGGCAAGTTGACGGTAACTGTGTGGTACCTATCAAACGTTAGCGAGGCCTTCATCTACCCCTGGGACGTTACGTGGATGGGCTACATGTCCCCGACCGGGAGTCCCAGCGGAGACTTCGTGGGCATTCAGTTCGACTACATAGGGCAGACTTTCAGGATAATGAACCCAAACCCGTTCCAGAGCGGCCTATTCCCCTGCGCCAAAGGGGAGAGCGACGCCTTTAGCAACATCGGGCAGGACCTTACCAACCTCTACATCGGTTGGGTGGCGACGCTTCACCTTGGGCTCTGGTACAGCTGGGAAGAAACCAACGTCCTCGTGCCGCAGAGCGGAGTTTGGACGGATGGAGATGGCCACAGCTGGAGCTGGAGCACCACACCCGACGGAAGCGCCACCTACGACGGAAAGTCCTTTAAGCTCGTTGACTTCCAGTGGAATTATCAGGGAACCGTTGAGGGAGTGAAGCTCCAGGGAAGCGGTAAGTTCTCACCCCACCTGCCGCTCCTCGTCGAGGGGGATGGGTACTACTCCTACAAAGACGAGGAAAGCGGAAAAACAACGGTGATATACGCCTACGTAAATATTGAGGACCTAAAGCTGGAGAAGGTGAGTGGATGAGGCGCTTTCTCCCATTCCTTTTGCTTTCTCTCGTCGTGGTGTCCGCTGCCTGCATAGGTTCTGGAGGGCAGGGAAGCACGACGCACGTGGAAAGTCCTACCGGTAGCCATTCATCACAGGTTTCAAGCTCCACGGCAACCCCCGAAACGTGGAACATGGCGCTTGTCTGGAACCTCTCATCAGGTACCCTTCCCTTCATGGACCTTAGTCCGGACGGAAGCCTTGCGGCGGTTATAGACTGGAACAACGGCATCCTCTACCTCGTTAAACCAAGCGGAGAGAGCGTTTCATTCAGGGTCTGGGAGGGTGAGGATGTGAAGCCGACCCTCTCGGGCGTGGCCATCAGGGACGGCGTTGCTTACGTCCTCGCTTCCTATGAGGGGTTTGCGGGTGTGAGGAAGTACTCCTGGAACGGTTCCGCCGGGGAAGAAAGGCACGGCTGGGCCGGGAGCGTCGCGGATGACATTGCCCGCTCCCCGAGTGGAAACCACCTGTGCTACCTCGTGACAACCGGGGCAACCACCCAGGAACTGTACTGTGATGGGGTAAAGACCATCCTTGAGAACGCAGGGAGCTACAACATGTTGGACGTTTCGGACACAGGTCTCGTGGCTGTAGGGAGCGGCGGAGAAGCGGATAGTGTTCTGATATTCAAGAACGGAACCGAGGTGCTAACTCTACAGCCAGACACCCACATGGTAGTCGTTTATGGAGACAGGATAATCGGTCAGTTCGACGGAAAGCTGCGCGTTCTCAATGCCGCGGGAAAAGTCCTGGCGGAGAGTGAGGAGTACACTCTCAGATGGGCACGGCTTCTGATACCGAGCGTGAGGGCGACGAAAGAGTACGTCCTTTGGACGGACGAATACGAGGGAACCCACGTCCTCACGTGGAACCTGACGGAGGTTAGATCCCTCCCGGGGTACATGCGCTTCGCCAACGAGAACTTCGTGGTGACCCTGAAGGACGGTACCCTGCACTGCTACTCCCTCAGGGACTTCCACGAGGTCTTCAGCGTTAAAGCTCCCGGGGACGGACTTGTAAGGCTGAGCGACGACGGAAAGGTCATGCTCGTCTCGGATGAGTACGGGAGCTACTGGCTCTACAGGGCAACTTCTGAAGGTGGTTAAATAAGATGGAGCCCAATAATGAGTGATCTAAGTGGTGGTATCATGAGGAAGTCCTCTATGGTTCTGGCTCTGGTTTTGATTCTCGTCCTAGGGGTAATCTCAAGCGGCTGCCTTGGGGGCAACAACATCAAGGAAAAGGCCAGCAGTGCCATGGAGAGCTACACGGAGGGAGAAAGTAGCTCCCAGAGTGAAGGCTCTTCCGGAGAAGCGGGAGGCAATGGTGGTGGGGAGGAAGCAACTGCCACCACGTGGGGGATTCCGTGGGACGCTTACAACCCGGTGAAAATAGGGGGAGTTCCATATTACATAACCGGGATCGAGTACACCTTTACCATCAAAACGCCCGACGGGGAGAGGTCATTCAGCATCATCAAGAAGCGCGGCTATGTTAAGGCCCACGTCTACGCGGATGAAAACGGGGAGAAGAAGGACCTCGGAGAGTTCAACCTCTTCGCGTATTACGGCAGGATAACACAGCTCAACAACGAGAGCGCGGAGCCCTTCGAATACGTAGTCATGGTCAAGGAGAGGAGCAAGGACACCGACGAGTACTTCCTTGAACCGATGCCGAACTTTGGGGCGCTCGGCACCGGAAACACCGTGGTGGCTGAGGCAAAGTCCGGTGGGGCATACTTCTACTGGAGCAACCCTGCGGCGGTGGGCCAGTACTCGGAACTGCCCTACACGGAGGGAGATGTCAACGAGGTTTTCGGGGAGATTGGAGGCTACCTCTTCCAGGGATGGGTGGCTATGATGGGCTCGGGTGCATGGAGCGGGCTTGAAGGGCACGACCTTACGAAGGCCGACGAGTACAGCTTCATCTTCATGGGTATCGGCTACCACTACAAGATAGA is part of the Thermococcus stetteri genome and encodes:
- a CDS encoding DUF434 domain-containing protein, which gives rise to MSLLNAYRDLKYLLNRGYPKKSALKFVADHYRLPLRERYLLSRCVFSDEWITEVRRKLLKPEELAGKILAIDGFNVLITLESVLDGEAILCEDGLVRDLKYQGKYKLNERTPEVVETVVESLYELRVSEAVFFYGKNVPRSGIVGKMTEEAMKEYGLSGEVRLVKSPDFELKAFSNVATADVGIISKVEHVFDLQLHLSKTLGIKVNSVLDVLQIKMH